From the genome of Hymenobacter cellulosilyticus, one region includes:
- a CDS encoding LLM class flavin-dependent oxidoreductase codes for MNNRKTLKLAAVIDGPGWNFSSWRHPAMPADAGENIDFFIQQAQLAEQAKFETLFLYDVSHVGPGNIPYYLSMFEGGTLMSALAMKTERIGLSLTASTSYTDPYNLARQVLSLDKLSKGRASLNAITSNPGGMVNFSRGHLGKADQYPMHQEFLEILLGLWDTYEDDAFPRDKQSGVFLNPRKMHPVNYRGKYFSVDGPLNLSRSVQGRPVLYMAGSSPTFVDLATSYTDGVFMAGSTFEETLLLANALTAKLVEKGRRPEGFVRAVSQNSIVGRTDAEAYQKYQEIRALGPYSHTPVPLFMGSAERVATEIQRWYEAGAIDLFMVRQDHPHGLQDFIELVVPILQQRGLFHTEYEAEILRGNLELPKPAFRTV; via the coding sequence ATGAACAACAGAAAAACCTTAAAGCTGGCCGCGGTCATTGATGGGCCAGGATGGAATTTTTCCTCCTGGCGCCACCCCGCCATGCCCGCCGACGCCGGCGAAAACATCGATTTCTTCATTCAACAGGCGCAGCTGGCGGAGCAGGCCAAGTTTGAGACCCTGTTTTTGTACGATGTCAGCCACGTCGGGCCCGGCAACATTCCCTACTACCTGAGCATGTTCGAGGGCGGGACGCTCATGTCGGCTCTCGCCATGAAAACGGAGCGCATAGGCCTCTCCCTGACGGCCTCGACCTCCTACACCGACCCGTATAACCTGGCCCGGCAGGTCTTGTCGCTGGACAAACTCAGCAAGGGACGGGCCTCGCTGAACGCCATCACTTCCAACCCCGGCGGGATGGTCAACTTCAGCCGGGGCCACCTGGGCAAAGCCGACCAGTACCCCATGCACCAGGAATTTCTGGAGATACTGCTGGGTTTGTGGGACACGTACGAGGACGACGCCTTCCCCAGGGATAAGCAAAGCGGCGTGTTTCTAAATCCGCGCAAGATGCACCCCGTCAACTACCGGGGTAAGTACTTCTCGGTGGACGGGCCGCTGAACCTCAGCCGCTCGGTGCAGGGCCGGCCGGTTTTGTACATGGCCGGTAGCTCCCCCACCTTCGTGGACCTGGCCACGTCCTACACCGATGGCGTATTCATGGCGGGCAGCACCTTCGAGGAAACATTATTGCTTGCGAATGCACTGACCGCGAAGCTGGTTGAAAAAGGTCGGCGGCCTGAAGGCTTCGTGCGGGCGGTGTCGCAAAACTCCATCGTGGGCCGCACCGATGCCGAGGCCTACCAGAAGTATCAAGAAATCCGCGCGCTGGGCCCGTACTCGCACACCCCCGTCCCCTTGTTTATGGGCTCGGCCGAGCGAGTCGCCACGGAAATACAGCGGTGGTACGAGGCCGGGGCCATTGACCTGTTCATGGTTCGGCAAGACCATCCCCACGGGCTACAAGACTTTATCGAACTGGTGGTGCCCATTCTGCAGCAGCGTGGCCTCTTCCATACGGAATACGAAGCCGAAATTCTGCGGGGAAATCTTGAGCTACCAAAACCAGCGTTCCGAACCGTTTAA
- a CDS encoding LLM class flavin-dependent oxidoreductase produces the protein MPTPINESSRAEKPSVAYSILDLAIVSQGDTIKQTLNNSLALAQAAEAAHYTRYWLAEHHNSDNIGSNAPPLLIGYVAENTTTIRVGSGGIMLPNHSPLIVAEQFGTLARLYPGRIDLGVGRAAGTDSPTAKAIRSDFMQAAQAFPQEISKIQTYFSPANKQAAVRVPIAEGTEVPLYILGSSTDSAHLAAKMGLPYAFASHFASTHLHQALRIYRAEFQPSAALSHPYTIVAINAYVAHTDEEAQRQFTSVIRMFVGMLTGRTKEPMQPPTDMTEELQEMWQHPSVYQMLKYSFVGSKQTVKQQLQAFLVETRADELITASSMYALEDRLKSTRLFAEIMQELNENR, from the coding sequence ATGCCTACGCCCATCAATGAGTCGAGCCGCGCTGAAAAGCCCTCGGTTGCTTATTCCATTTTAGACCTTGCCATCGTCTCCCAAGGCGATACGATAAAGCAGACCCTGAACAATTCGTTGGCGCTGGCGCAGGCCGCCGAAGCCGCCCACTACACCCGCTACTGGCTGGCCGAACATCATAACTCCGATAATATTGGTAGCAACGCGCCTCCCCTGCTCATCGGGTACGTGGCTGAAAATACGACGACCATCCGGGTGGGCTCTGGCGGCATCATGTTGCCTAATCACTCGCCCTTGATTGTGGCCGAGCAATTTGGCACCCTGGCGCGACTCTATCCCGGCCGCATCGATTTGGGGGTGGGCCGGGCGGCGGGTACCGACTCACCGACCGCGAAGGCCATCCGCTCGGATTTCATGCAGGCAGCCCAGGCCTTTCCGCAGGAAATCAGCAAAATCCAGACCTACTTCTCTCCTGCCAACAAGCAGGCCGCCGTGCGGGTCCCGATAGCCGAGGGCACCGAGGTGCCCCTGTACATCTTGGGTTCCAGCACCGATAGCGCCCACTTGGCGGCCAAAATGGGCCTGCCCTACGCGTTTGCCAGCCACTTTGCTTCCACGCACTTACACCAGGCGCTCCGGATTTACCGCGCCGAGTTTCAGCCTTCGGCGGCGCTGAGCCATCCGTATACCATTGTGGCCATCAACGCCTACGTGGCCCATACCGACGAAGAAGCCCAACGACAGTTCACGAGCGTCATCCGGATGTTTGTCGGAATGTTGACGGGGAGAACGAAAGAGCCCATGCAGCCGCCGACAGATATGACCGAAGAACTGCAAGAAATGTGGCAACACCCTTCTGTCTACCAGATGCTCAAGTATTCCTTTGTCGGCAGCAAGCAAACCGTCAAGCAGCAGCTACAAGCATTTCTGGTCGAAACGCGGGCCGATGAGCTCATTACCGCTTCCAGTATGTACGCCCTGGAAGACCGGCTCAAATCCACGCGGCTATTTGCAGAAATTATGCAGGAGCTTAACGAAAACAGGTAA
- a CDS encoding ArsR/SmtB family transcription factor, translated as MDTKSLVKLAKSLSDPNRLRMLQEIARAQRLGCANLYEFVPISQPSMSQHVKALVDAGLVHSCKEGRNMYLTINMEKLQELESFLQLLKMP; from the coding sequence ATGGATACCAAGTCCCTTGTCAAGCTAGCCAAGTCGCTGAGCGACCCGAACCGCCTGCGCATGCTGCAGGAAATAGCGCGGGCGCAGCGGCTGGGATGCGCCAATCTGTATGAGTTCGTGCCCATCAGCCAGCCCTCCATGTCTCAGCACGTGAAGGCGCTGGTTGATGCAGGGCTGGTCCATTCGTGTAAAGAGGGTCGCAACATGTACTTGACTATCAATATGGAAAAGCTGCAGGAGTTGGAAAGCTTTCTGCAGTTGCTGAAGATGCCCTAG
- a CDS encoding heavy metal translocating P-type ATPase codes for MESTIKTETLDIEGMTCASCASFVEKSLTRTPGVQRAVVNFATEKATVDYLPAQASPATLKEAVVQAGYGVTERAPDTSAADRQAEIDEQKARAYAQLKRRFWVATGLAIVIMPLSMLMLWPAMMQRVNMQWLNYGLLLLTLPVLLYSGREFYTSAWNGFRHRAANMDTLIAVGTGAAFLYSLAATVVPGFFTSRGLMPEVYYDTTATIIALILLGKVLELRAKTQTSAAIKSLLGLQAKTARLVRPGGQEIDVPIEQVQLNDLIVVRPGEKVATDGILEEGHSAVDEAMLTGESLPVEKKIGDPVFGATLNKTGSFRFRVTKVGADTMLSQIVKLVEDAQGSRAPIQRLADKVSAIFVPTVVCIAILTFVLWFDLAPVEARLPLALVNFVAVLIIACPCALGLATPTAIMVSTGKGAEHGVLIRNAEALEKAYQVNTVLLDKTGTITRGEPAVTDFVPAAGQTASELLQIVAAVERQSEHPLAEAVVRYADAQQAQTIPATGFRAVEGRGATATVNGQAVLIGNFRLLDEAGIVLPAAVRQQADALLAQAKTVLYIAVAGQVAGLLGVADTVRDTSAAAIQRLQGMGIEVVMMTGDNPQTAAQVAAQVGITRYFAEVLPQDKAGKVKELQAEGRVVAMVGDGINDAPALAQADIGLAMGGGTDVAMEAAGITLMRSDLQGVVTAIELSRQTIRTIKQNLFFAFIYNTLGIPVAAGLLYPVFGWLLSPMLAAGAMALSSVSVLTNSLRLRSFSPLKN; via the coding sequence ATGGAGTCTACAATCAAAACCGAAACCCTCGACATCGAAGGAATGACCTGCGCCTCGTGCGCTTCCTTTGTCGAAAAGTCCCTGACCCGTACACCCGGCGTACAGAGGGCCGTGGTCAACTTTGCCACGGAAAAGGCCACTGTCGACTATTTACCTGCTCAGGCCAGCCCGGCCACGCTGAAAGAGGCCGTTGTGCAGGCCGGTTACGGCGTGACGGAGCGCGCCCCAGACACCAGTGCCGCCGACCGCCAGGCCGAAATCGATGAGCAGAAAGCCCGGGCCTATGCTCAGCTCAAGCGCCGGTTTTGGGTAGCAACTGGCTTGGCCATCGTTATCATGCCCCTGAGTATGCTCATGCTCTGGCCCGCTATGATGCAGCGCGTGAACATGCAATGGCTTAATTACGGATTGCTGCTGCTTACGCTGCCCGTGCTGCTTTACAGTGGGCGGGAGTTTTACACCTCGGCTTGGAATGGCTTCCGCCACCGCGCCGCCAACATGGATACCCTCATTGCCGTGGGCACCGGCGCCGCGTTTCTGTACAGCCTGGCCGCCACCGTAGTTCCGGGCTTTTTCACAAGTCGCGGCCTGATGCCGGAAGTGTACTACGACACTACGGCTACCATCATTGCCCTAATTCTGCTGGGTAAAGTGCTGGAGCTGCGGGCGAAGACGCAGACGTCGGCTGCTATTAAGTCCTTGCTGGGCTTGCAGGCCAAAACGGCCCGCCTCGTGCGCCCCGGCGGACAGGAAATCGACGTGCCCATTGAGCAGGTACAGCTCAATGACCTCATCGTAGTGCGGCCCGGCGAGAAGGTGGCCACCGACGGCATCCTTGAGGAAGGCCACTCGGCCGTGGACGAGGCCATGCTAACCGGGGAAAGCCTGCCGGTGGAGAAAAAAATCGGGGACCCAGTCTTTGGGGCTACGCTCAATAAGACCGGGTCCTTCCGCTTCCGCGTCACCAAGGTCGGCGCTGATACCATGCTCTCCCAGATTGTGAAGCTGGTAGAAGACGCTCAGGGCAGCCGGGCCCCCATTCAGCGCCTGGCCGATAAAGTCAGCGCCATCTTCGTGCCCACCGTGGTTTGCATTGCCATCCTGACCTTCGTGCTCTGGTTTGATCTGGCCCCGGTGGAAGCTCGTCTGCCGCTGGCCCTGGTCAACTTTGTAGCCGTGCTCATCATTGCCTGCCCCTGCGCTCTGGGGCTGGCCACGCCCACGGCCATCATGGTCAGCACCGGCAAAGGCGCTGAGCACGGTGTGCTGATTCGCAATGCGGAGGCGCTGGAAAAGGCATACCAAGTTAACACCGTGCTCCTCGACAAAACGGGCACCATTACCCGCGGGGAGCCCGCCGTGACGGACTTTGTGCCAGCCGCTGGACAAACCGCTAGCGAGTTGCTGCAGATCGTGGCGGCAGTAGAGCGGCAGAGTGAGCACCCGCTGGCCGAAGCCGTGGTGCGCTACGCCGATGCTCAGCAAGCCCAGACTATTCCTGCCACCGGCTTTCGAGCCGTGGAGGGTAGGGGCGCCACAGCCACTGTGAACGGGCAAGCTGTGCTTATTGGCAACTTCCGCCTGCTCGACGAGGCCGGTATCGTCCTGCCTGCGGCTGTGCGCCAGCAGGCGGATGCCTTGCTGGCCCAGGCCAAAACGGTGCTCTATATTGCCGTAGCCGGTCAGGTAGCCGGCCTGCTGGGCGTAGCCGATACAGTCCGCGACACGTCGGCCGCGGCCATCCAGCGGCTGCAGGGCATGGGTATCGAAGTGGTGATGATGACCGGCGACAATCCTCAAACGGCCGCCCAGGTCGCCGCCCAGGTCGGTATTACGCGCTACTTCGCCGAGGTGCTGCCCCAGGATAAGGCTGGTAAAGTGAAAGAGCTCCAGGCCGAAGGCCGCGTGGTAGCCATGGTCGGCGACGGCATCAACGACGCGCCCGCGCTGGCTCAGGCCGACATCGGCTTGGCCATGGGTGGCGGGACCGACGTAGCCATGGAAGCCGCGGGCATCACCCTGATGCGCTCTGACCTGCAAGGAGTAGTCACGGCTATTGAGTTGAGCCGGCAAACGATTCGTACGATCAAGCAGAACCTGTTTTTCGCCTTCATCTACAACACGCTCGGCATTCCCGTTGCCGCCGGCCTGCTCTACCCGGTCTTTGGCTGGCTACTCTCGCCCATGCTGGCCGCCGGCGCTATGGCCCTGAGCTCGGTGTCGGTGCTGACCAACTCGCTTCGCCTGCGCAGTTTTTCCCCTCTTAAGAACTAG
- a CDS encoding cupredoxin domain-containing protein, translating to MDTTEIIVTLTGLALAGFVIWYFFFSARQTASAVSSSSGVREVGITVKGGYSPDVIEVERGKPVQLSFYRDEENSCSEELLMPDFSIRRDLPAFKTTLVELLPQQAGTFPFTCGMGMLRGSLVVK from the coding sequence ATGGACACAACAGAAATCATCGTTACCCTGACGGGTTTGGCGTTGGCGGGGTTTGTCATCTGGTACTTCTTCTTTTCGGCCCGGCAGACAGCCAGCGCCGTTTCCTCATCCAGTGGCGTGCGGGAAGTCGGCATCACCGTGAAGGGCGGGTACTCGCCCGACGTGATTGAGGTAGAGCGCGGCAAGCCGGTGCAGCTGAGCTTTTACCGCGACGAGGAAAACAGTTGTTCGGAAGAATTGCTCATGCCCGATTTCAGCATCCGGCGCGATTTGCCAGCCTTCAAAACAACTCTCGTGGAGCTGTTGCCTCAGCAGGCCGGCACCTTTCCGTTCACCTGCGGCATGGGTATGCTGCGCGGCAGCCTGGTAGTTAAATAA